The Vibrio cyclitrophicus sequence TATTGTGCGAATTCCATAGAGAATTGGCCACGACCAGAAGTGATAGTACGTAGGTGACCGATGTAGCCGAACATCTCAGAAAGAGGTACGTCAGCTTTAATACGAACACCAGTAACGCCAGCTTGTTGATCTTTGATCATGCCACGACGACGGTTAAGGTCACCGATAACATCACCAACGTGATCGTCTGGAGTGAACACGTCAACGTTCATGATTGGCTCAAGAAGTTGCGCGCCAGCTTTAGGCATAGATTGACGGAATGCGCCTTTCGCTGCGATTTCAAATGCGATAGCAGATGAATCGACTGCGTGGAAGCCACCATCGAACAGTTCAACTTCAACGTCTAGAGTTGGGAAGCCAGCTAGTACGCCGTTTTCCATCATAGATGCGAAGCCTTTCTCAACTGCAGGCCAGAATTCTTTAGGAACGTTACCGCCCACAACTACAGAGTTGAACTTGAAGCCAGAACCTGCTTCGCCTGGTTTGATACGGTAATCGATCTTACCGAATTGACCAGAACCACCAGATTGCTTCTTGTGCGTGTAGCTATCTTCAATTGCTTGAGTGATAGTTTCACGGTAAGCAACTTGAGGAGCACCTACAGTTAGGTCAACGCCGTATGTACGCTTAAGGATATCTACCTTGATGTCTAGGTGAAGTTCACCCATACCTTTCAGGATAGTTTCGCCAGTCTCTTCGTCAGTCTCAACTTGGAAAGATGGATCTTCTGCAACCATTTTACCGATCGCGATACCCATTTTCTCAGAACCGCCTTTATCTTTTGGAGATACAGCGATTGAGATTACTGGAGTTGGGAATACCATTGGCTCAAGCGTTACTTGATCTTTAGGATCACATAGAGTGTGACCAGTTTGCACGTTCTTCATACCAACGATCGCAATGATGTCACCAGCTTGTGCGCTAGTTAGTTCGTTACGGTCATCAGCTTGCATCTCAACCATACGGCCAACACGTTCTGTTTTGCCAGTGAATGAGTTAAGAATCGTGTCACCTTTGTTCAGTTTACCAGAGTAAATACGAACGAAAGTTAGAGCACCGAAGCGGTCATCCATGATTTTGAATGCAAGCGCTTTGAATGTTTCATCTGTAGAAACGATAGCGTGTTCGCCAGTTTCTTCGCCGTTCTCATCCATTAGAGGCTGAGGATCAACTTCAGTTGGTGCTGGTAGGTAATCTACTACAGCATCAAGGATAAGTTGCATACCTTTGTTCTTGAACGCAGAACCACAGAACGTTGGGAAGAATGCGATATCACGAGTACCTTTACGGATACAACGCTTGATGTCTTCGATAGAAGGCTCTTCACCTTCCATGTAAGCTTCCATTAGGTCATCGTCTTGCTCTACAGCAGTTTCGATTAGCTCTTCACGGTATTGCTCAACGTCATCAACCATGTCCGCAGGAACGTCAGTGATTTCGTAGTTTTCAGGAAGACCAGTGTCATCCCAAACGTATGCTTTACGGCTTAGTAGGTCTACAACACCAACGAATTCGTCTTCACGACCGATTGGTAGAACCATAACTAGAGGAGTAGCACCTAGAACGTTTTTAACTTGGTCAACAACGTTGTAGAAATCTGCACCCATACGGTCTAGTTTGTTAACGAAGATCAGACGAGATACTTCTGATTCGTTAGCGTAGCGCCAGTTAGTTTCTGATTGAGGTTCAACACCACCAGAACCACAGAATACACCGATACCGCCATCAAGAACTTTAAGAGAACGGTATACTTCAACTGTGAAGTCAACGTGTCCAGGAGTATCGATAACGTTTAGACGGTGATCGTTCCAAAAACAGCTTACAGCTGCTGATTGGATAGTAATACCGCGCTCAGCTTCCTGTTCCATGAAGTCAGTCGTTGATTCGCCATCATGTACTTCACCAGTCTTGTGGATTTGACCAGTTAGCTTAAGGATACGCTCAGTGGTAGTTGTTTTACCCGCATCAACGTGCGCGAAAATACCAATGTTTCTGTATTTCGATAAATCTGCCATTGTCTTACTCTGTTAATAGGATATAAAATGCGCGCAGAGTATATCACAATCTGTGAAGACTGATAGCTTTGCATGCATTTGGGACTAAAAAACTTTGCCTTTTTCTAACATATAGAAAAAGGCAATCTATGGAAACAATCTAAGTGACTGTTTAGTTTAGTGCTAACTTAGGGCGAATATCATGCTCAAGTTAGACTGAATTTCTGCTGTATAGAGTAGCTGAAGTGAGCTCAATTACAACTCATCAAAAGCATTAATTGCTTCCGATAATTTTTTCACGCCGTGGATCTGCATTCCAGGAATGCCACCTTTAGGCATGTTTGCTGCCGGTACAATCGCTTTCTTAAAGCCGTGTTTAAATGCCTCATTTAGACGCTCTTGCCCACTCGGTACCGGTCGAATCTCACCCGCTAGGCCTACTTCTCCAAATACCACCACATCTTTTGGCAATGCGCGATCTCTGAAACTTGAAAGTAGAGCCATCACCAACGCAAGATCAGCACTGGTTTCGGTTACTTTAACACCACCGACGACATTCACAAACACATCTTGGTCAGCCATTTGTAAGCCGCCGTGTTTATGCAGCACCGCTAATAACAACGAAAGCCTGTTTTGCTCTAGGCCGACAGCGACACGACGTGGGTTTGCCAGCTGCGAATAGTCCACCAGCGCTTGGATTTCAACAAGAAGTGGACGCGTCCCTTCCCAAACCACCATCACGGAACTGCCTGAGGTTTCTTCTTCACCGCGAGACAAGAAAATAGCTGATGGATTGCTGACTTCTTTCAGGCCTTGGCCTGTCATTGCAAACACACCCAACTCATTAACCGCACCAAAACGGTTTTTGTGGCTACGTAGCGTTCTAAAGCGGCTATCGGTTCCGCCATCTAACAGCACGGAACAGTCAATAATGTGTTCAAGTACCTTGGGGCCAGCCAGAGTACCGTCTTTAGTTACGTGTCCCACTAAGAACACAGCAACGTTGTTTTGTTTCGCATAGCGCGTTAATGCCGTTGCTGACTCACGAACTTGAGCAACACTGCCTGGCGATGACTGAACATCAGCGACATGCATAACTTGGATCGAGTCGATAACCATGATCTTAGGCTGCTCTTTTTCAGCGACCTGACAGATTTTATCGACGTTGGTTTCAGAGAGCATTTTTAAGTGCTCTTTTGGTAAGCCCAATCGAGACGCTCGCATCGCTACCTGCTGTAAGGATTCTTCCCCAGTGACATAGAGAGTCGGTAATTGCGAAGAAAGCTGACACATGGTCTGCAGTAACAGGGTTGATTTACCTGCACCGGGATTACCACCGATCAGAATCGCAGCGCCAGGAACGACGCCGCCGCCGAGTACGCGGTCGAGCTCTTTGAAGCCGCTACTAAAACGAGGGACTTCTTGTAGATCAATCTCTGAGAGGGTTTGAACCGAAGATTCTGTTGTGCCCCCCGCATAACCACCACTGAGTCGTTCATTACGCGCAACTTGAGGTGAAGCCGCTAGTCTAACTTCTGTAATCGTGTTCCAAGCACCACATGCGTTGCACTGCCCCTGCCAACGTGGAAAGTCAGCACCACAGTCATTACACACATAAGCTCGTTTTGCCTTAGCCATAAAACCTCAATAATTTACTCAGTTACACAATGATGTTGTCAATTTGTGACTTATTTGACCGTACGGGTGAAAATAAACGTTGCAGTCATACCACTTATACTTAAAGATCGATTTAAACTAGTCGATAACATAAATGCACCGTCCATTCTAACAAGAAAAGTATGCAGCAATCTGAAATTCTATCTGTAGCAGAACGTCTTATCCCGGCCTACCACGCCGAAGATTTCGAATTCCTTCTTTCTCAAATGACAGAAGGCGAATCTCCGTCTCTAAAACTGCTGGTTAAAATGGAACTGAATCGTATCATGGCTCCGTGTACAAAGAGCATTGATTTACGTGGGCGCATTGATAATGAATGTCGTCAGTTCACGTTAGACGGCCGTAAGCACTGGCTCGATGACATCGCGTTAAACGCATACCAACGTGGTACTAAAAAGTTTAAGGGCTACACAGAAGGCGCATGGGAGTTAGTCATGACTCCGCGAACTCAGCCTCTGAGCGTTGTTAAAACGTCTTCTCAAGGTAACCACGATATTACTAGCGCCAATAGCCCGTATGAAGCGGAAGCTATTAACCTAGGTTACGACTTAAAACGTCAAGAGAACAGACTCAAGATTAGCTCACAGGTTGAGATCACCACATCGAAAGGGCAAAGCCTACATGGTGTAACGGTTGATATCTCCCCGTCGGGTGCAAAGTTCAAGGTGCCGAGCGCCTTTCGATACAACCTCGGCGAAATCATCAGCGTTAAGTTCTCAGAGCTTATCGAAAAGTCCCAAGAAAACGATGTTAACCAAGCGGTTGAATTTCGTGTTCTGGGTATCGATGAATCATACGAGAACAATGCGGTCAAATTTCTAAGAACCATCAAGGTTAGCGACAATAATATTGTGGCTCGTTTGCTTGATGAGTCTTTAAATAGCACCAGTAAGAAAACCAGCCATGAGAACCAAGATAGGATCATTAGAACTCGTACACGAGGCATCGAACACACCTACCTAAAACATACCTGTAACCTGCCTTTGTTCTTCAGCGGTAGCGAACTCAAGCTTGCCCTACTGACGGATAACAACCACCCGTTATGGCAATACTGGCACGACGAGCGTAATCAACAAGCGCTGGGCACCCTGTTCAACGAGCAACGTATGAACCTGCTGGCGAAACCAGGAGTGAAGGGAACCAGTAACGTTATCTACTCTTTTACCCATGAACACCAAAGCAAGACCTTGTTCTATTCAATGATGCTACCTGAAGCCTCTCGTGAACAAAGACAACTGTTCTGGCACATCGGTGGTAAACGTAAAAGTTGGAAGGCGTTCAAGTTCTCGGTTTTCGAACTTTCAGACACCGAGCGACAAGCATTAGCTAAACACTCGGATACGCTCGCTCAAAGCTCAGCTCAACTGACGCATTGCGGAATTTTGCAAGAGATCGGCGATCACGAAAGTGCAGCTGACTATCTTTTGAGTGAAAAGCCACGCATTCCAAGCAGTGAATTGAACCGCTTCCGTCACCCGCGTACTGTCGTTGGCAATATTCAAAGCATCTACTTTGATTCTCAGACTCGTCGTAAAGAGCCGAGATACCAATTTAAGTCACCGTTGCAACTGACATCACAAGATGGCGCAGCGGCGAACGGACACACCTTAGATATCTCGAAGCGTGGACTGAGCATTAGCCTTGAACACCCGATGGCACTCAAGATTAATGATCCGGTATTAGTGAACTTCAATGAACTGCAGCTCTATGACAAGAACCTGCCACTGAGCACGGTGCCTTACCATGTAATTCGAGTGAGCCCGAATGGCCGTAACGTGCAATTGGTTATTGCCGAGAATACCAAGACAATGCGTACCATCGCTTTCCTTAAGGGGCTTATCGACCAAAATCAAAGCAAACTGATTAAGAAGCAAGAGATACTGCCAACGAACTCGTTGCTAGAATCATTGCACAATATATTGCTAAGCAAGATGGTCAGTAACCCGATCTTCATTGATAAGCCAAGCTCAACGCTGCGCTGTAAGATCATTGGTGTTAATTTCCCACTGAATAAGCACCTAACGTTACTGGCTAAGCTTGGACACAACCAAAAGTTCTCACTAGAGCCAATATTTAAGGGTCACACTAGCTCATTACTGGCTGAGCCAATGAAAAGAATCGAAGGCGCAGAGCCTAAACATCATGACGTCTATATTGCTGCGGTAAAGTTTGGTGACAAGATCCAATCGGTGCATACCAAGCTCGTGAAAGATTTTGCTTCGGCAAAAGAACGCATCTTATTCATTAAGAAGGCGCAGCACTTAGGTGATGTGTATGTGCTGCGTGTTACAACCGCGCCAATCTTTAATCCATTGACCACCTTGTTCCAATCGGATTTAGAAGCACTGGCACGAATTAGCATGCACCAAGCGAAGAAGCTAGAGAATGAGATCACCGCTTTTATCGGCTATGGTGAAATCGAAGACATTACTGATGAAGTGTTGATTCGATTAGAACTGACTCGCTAGCTTCGAATGATGTCTTAACTTAAGCATAAAAATAGAAAAAGCAGGCTCATCGCCTGCTTTTTTGTGTCCGTTGTAAACGCGCTCTTGTTTAGCGCTTAACGAATATGACTAAGGTTTCGCTTGCCAACTGATTTTTTGTTGCTTTGCTAATACGCCAGACAAGATACACAGCACACCACCTAAACCTGCGTAACGCACTGCGGTTTGAGCTTGCTGCTCTACCTTGGGTTTTGCATGGTAAGCAATCCCTAAACCCGCAGAGCCCATCATAACCAAGTCGTTAGCACCATCACCCACAGCAACCGTGTTATGCAGTTCCAATTCGTACTCTTCAGCCAACTCTACCAAGATATCCGCTTTGGTCTGCGCCGAAACAACATCTCCTAAGACTTCCCCCGTCAACTTACCATTGACGATCTCAAGCGTGTTCGACTGAGCATGGTCAAGATCAAGGGTATCTTTCAGGTAGTCTGAGAAGTAAGTAAAGCCACCGGATGCGATAGCAGTTTTCCAGCCAAGTTTATTGAGCGTATTAACAAGTTCAACAAGGTCTGGCATGAATGGCAGAGATTGACGCACTTGCTCAAGAATCGCTTCATCAGCACCTTTAAGTGCTCCAACCCTCTGGCGAAGGCTCTGTTCAAAATCGAGCTCACCTTGCATTGCGCGCTCTGTAATTTCAGAGACTAATTCCCCCACTCCAGCTAACTTAGCGATCTCATCAATACATTCAATTTGAATCGCTGTGGAGTCCATATCCATCACAATCAAACCTGGCTTAGATAAGTCTGGGACCTCGCTAAGGCAAGCATAATCAAGCTTCAATGCTTGTAGGATTTCTTCGTGGGCAGGCGTTAAATTGCCTGACATCAAAGCCACTTCATAATGCCCAACCTTCCATGTATCGAGAATGGTGTTGTAAGTGCCAGTGAAAAAGTCGATGTCATCAAAATATTGTGGAGATAGGTACTCGCCAAATACAATCCAGTTGGCTTTGGTCTTAGCGAGTTGAGAAGCGAAACGAGTCTCGGGGAGTCGAGTTAATAATGTCGTATGCCTTTTAATCGGCAGATATTTCTGAGCGTCCATGTGTATGATTCCTAATTAACTATGCTAAACGTTAACCTATTGCAATTTGAAAACGCAAGTCTCAATATGTCTTAATCATAACATTTGTTTATTTCAGGCTTCGTGAAACATGAATGAATCATTGTTCTCAATACGTAACGCTTTACGAATGCTAGCCCTCATTTTGTTGGCTACCATGTTCGTTGTAACGATTAAAAATACGGTCGTGATCAGTAAAGGTAACGAGAAGATCCAAGCAAAACAGTTGGAAACTCTTACTAAGCTGCTTATCTCTCAGGCATCACTTTCAGCCAGCAAGATGATCACGCAACAAGACCAAGAGCGATTGCTTGATCTCACTAACCAGCTATCCCAAGACCGATTGGTGTTCGATACCACCATCTATGACGCAGAGGGTATTCGACTGGCTTCGAGCGAAAAAGCCCTCTCGGTACGTGAGGTTCTTGGCTTAGATACGCCACTTTCAACAGCAAGTATCGGCAGACAACAATTAGTTGAACCTATTTATTCACCAGAGAAGACGATCATCGGCTTTATTCGAGTGACTTTTGAAACCGGAAAGATGACGGCGATTTCTGATCACCACTACCGCAAAAGTGATCGCTATATGATTGGTATGGTTTTGATGGGCTTCGTCAGTGGTGTGTTGTTCATTATGTTGATTCGTAGAAGACCAACTAAGTCAGGCGAGAACTTACTGTTGAAAAACGTAAACTCATAACGACTCAGTTCAAAAGATCCAATAAAAAGCCCCGACGCTCAGGCAGCGTCGGGGCTTTTTGTTATCTGTTACTTTATCAAGCTACAGTGAAGAACAATTATTCTTGGTCACCAAGAAGCACAGAATCCAGTGCAATCACCATCATGTCGTTGAAGGTCGTTTGACGTTCATCTGATGTGGTTTGCTCACCGGTTTTGATGTGATCCGAAACAGTACAAATCGTCAGAGCTTTTGCGCCGTATTCTGCACAAACGCCGTAGATACCTGCCGCTTCCATCTCAACGCCGACGATGCCGTATTTGTCCATAACTTCGAACATTTCAGGATCTGGCGTGTAGAACAGTTCAGCAGAGAAAAGGTTGCCGACTTTAACATCCACACCGCGAGCTTTAGCTGCATCTTCTGCCGCGCGCACCATTTTGTAATCTGCGATAGCCGCGAAGTCATGACCTTTAAAGCGAATGCGGTTCACTTTTGAGTCGGTACATGCGCCCATGCCAATAACCACATCACGCACTTTGATATCTTCGCTTACTGCACCACAACTACCGACACGAATGATCTTTTTCACACCAAAGTCTTTGATCAGCTCAGTCGCGTAAATAGAACAAGATGGGATGCCCATACCGTGCCCCATTACCGAAACCTTACGACCTTTGTAAGTACCCGTGTAACCAAACATATTACGAACATCACACACCTGAACTACTTCTTCTAAGAAGGTTTCAGCAATGTATTTAGCACGTAGCGGATCGCCTGGCATTAGAACTACGTCAGCGAAATCACCCATTTCAGCATTAATATGTGGAGTAGCCATTGAAAATATCCTTAGTCTCAAAACAAAAGAAAAGAGAGAGGTTTCCCTCTCTCTTAGTTAACCATTACAGAAAGCTTGTACCGTATCCCATTGGCGATGTGCCAAAGTATGACGCTAAGCTTTGACCGATATCAGCGAAGGTATCACGACGGCCTAGAGAGCCAGCTGGAACCTTGTTACCGTAAACAATCACAGGGATATGTTCACGAGTATGGTCTGAACCCGGCCATGTTGGGTCACAGCCGTGGTCTGCAGTTAGGATAAGCACGTCATCTTCTTTCATCATATCGATGATTTCATTGATGCGGCCATCAAAGTACTCAAGCGCAGCTGCGTAACCTGCAACATCACGACGGTGGCCGTATGCTGAGTCGAAATCAACGAAGTTAGTGAACACGATAGTGTTGTCGCCCGCTTCAGTGATCGCTTCTTTAGTTGCTTCAAATAGCGCTGGAATACCTGTTGCTTTGGTTTTCTGAGTGATACCACAACCTGCGTAGATATCAGAGATCTTACCGATTGAGTGAACGTTGCCGCCCTTCTCATCAACCAGTTTCTGAAGTACCGTCGCCGCTGGTGGCTCAACAGAAAGGTCACGACGGTTACCAGTACGTTCGAATTGACCTTTACCTGCGCCAATAAACGGACGAGCGATAACACGACCAATGTTGTAGTCAGCTAGCTCTTCACGAGCAATCTGACAAAGGTCTAATAGGTTTTGTAGGCCGAATGTCTCTTCATGACATGCGATCTGAAAAACAGAATCTGCAGAAGTGTAGAAGATTGGCAGGCCAGTCTTCATGTGTTCTTCACCTAGGTTATCTAGGATTTCTGTACCCGATGAGTGGCAGTTACCTAAGAAGTCAGATAGACCAGCACGCTCAAGGATGCGATCTGTCAGTTCTTTTGGAAAGCTGTTCTCTTTGTCAGTGAAGTAGCCCCAGTCAAACAATACCGGTACACCTGCGATTTCCCAGTGACCTGATGGCGTGTCTTTACCAGAAGACAGTTCAGCAGCGTGACCGTAAGCGCCAATTATCTCAGCGTCTGCATCCATACCAGGAGCAAAACGACCTGTAGACTCTTTGTGAGCCATCGCTAAACCTAGCTTAGACAGGTTTGGCAGCGTTAGTGGACCTTTACGATCCGCGTTATCTGCAAGGCCTTGATCACAATGGTCAGCAATGTGACCCATTGTATCCGAACCTACATCGCCGAATGTGTCAGCATCCGCTGTTTCACCGATACCGAATGAATCTAAAACTAAAATAAATGCTCTTTTCATTTTCTTCACCAACTTATTGCTCTTTGCACCAGAACTCTGTTTATCGGTATACACGAGGTATACCGATACCTGTTATTTACACGTCTTCAGAACGAATCTGACGGTAAACATCTGGCGTTGCTGTATATTCTCCGCCCACAGTGATTGCATTTTGTAATGCCGTCGCAGCTTCTTGCCACTGTTGTTCATTGCGAGCATGAATCATTGCTAATGGTTTATCGTCGCTTGTTACTTCGCCAAGGCGAATGAAGCTATCAAAACCGACTGCGTAATCAATGTTGTCTGTTGCTACGCGGCGACCACCGCCCATACCAACTACAGCCATACCAATGGCACGCGTATCCATCGCTGATACTACACCGCTTTCAAGTGCGTACACTGGTTTAATAATGTCTGCTTTTTCTAGGTAGTTATCGTAGTTCGTTACGAAATCTGCTGGGCCACCAAGGCCCGCTACCATTTTACCGAAGCACTCTGCTGCTTTACCGTTATCCAGTACTGCCATCAGTTTTTCACGCGCTTCGTCTGAATCTTTAGCTAGGTTACCCAACACCAACATTTCAGCACACGATGCTAGAGTGATCTCTAATAAGCGTGGGTTACGGTATTCGCCTGTTAAGAATTGAACCGCTTCACGGACTTCAACTGCGTTACCCGCTGAAGAAGCCAGAACTTGGTTCATGTCCGTTAGGATTGCTGTTGTCTTAGTACCTGCACCGTTTGCTACTGCAACGATCGATTTCGCTAGCTCTTCTGACGCTTCGTAAGTCGGCATGAATGCGCCTGAACCTACTTTTACATCCATCACTAGAGAATCAAGGCCAGCAGCCAGTTTCTTAGATAGGATTGAAGCGGTGATCAGTGAGATGTTGTCGACTGTTGCTGTGATATCACGAGTCGCATAAACACGCTTGTCAGCAGGTGCTAGATCACCCGTTTGGCCGATGATCGCCACGCCAGCGTCTTTGGTTACTGCACCGAACACATCGTTGGTAGGTGTAATGTTGTAACCAGGGATAGATTCGAGCTTGTCTAGCGTACCGCCAGTGTGGCCTAAACCACGACCAGAGATCATTGGAACGAAACCGCCACATGCTGCCACCATAGGGCCAAGCATCAGAGAAGTTACGTCGCCAACACCTCCAGTAGAGTGTTTATCAACGATTGGGCCATCAAAGTTCATGTGGCTCCAATCAATCACCATGCCTGAATCACGCATTGCACATGTTAGTGCGATACGTTCTGGCATCGTCATTTCATTAAAAAAGATAGCCATTGCGAATGCAGCAATTTGGCCTTCAGAAACCGTGTTTTTAGCGACACCTTGGATGAAGAAGTTAATTTCTTCTGTGGTCAGTACTTCGTTATCACGTTTTCTGCGAATAATTTCTTGAGGTAGATACATTAGTGCCTCCCAAACTCTAGTGAGTATGGTTTGTAGGGAAAGAGGTAATGTGGAGTGACTTAACGCCACTCCATCAAACAGACTTGTTATTTTCAATACTCTAAATATTTAGCGTTGCAGCTAGGCGACTATTCTCTTGAAAGAAAATCGAAGTTCATTCCTATGAGCATAGAGGCTCTATGTGATTAGGACGGCCGGCGAACCGGTGAACTTACGCAGTCAACAACGCTGCGGCGTCAAATATGACGAGTAAATTAGTATGCTGCTGGATCAGCAGTTTGGTCTGTCACTTCTAATGTATTAAGAAGGTTAGTTAGTAGGCTTGAAGCGCCAAAACGGTAGTGCATGTTGTCTGCCCACTCAGCGCCTAGTAGCTCATCAGCCATTGCTAGGTATAGTGCTGCATCTTGCGCAGTACGTACGCCACCAGCAGGTTTGAAACCAACTGTTTTAGCAACGCCCATGTCACGAATAACTTCTAGCATCATGCGCGCGTACTCTGGAGTCGCGTTTACTGGCACTTTACCTGTTGAAGTTTTGATGAAGTCTGCACCGGCTTCGATACAGATTTGAGAAGCTTTCTTGATCAGCGCTTCTTCTTTCAGTTCACCTGTTTCGATGATCACTTTAAGCGTGATGTCACCACAAGCTGCTTTACACTGTTTAACTAGCTCAAAGCCAACTTCTTCGTTGCCAGCAATAAGAGCACGGTATGGGAATACTACGTCAACTTCGTCTGCGCCGTACGCTACTGCTGCTTTTGTTTCTGCAACAGCAATTTCGATGTCGTCATTACCATGAGGGAAGTTAGTTACAGTCGCAATGCGTACTTCTGGAGTACCTTGCTCACGCAACGCTTTCTTAGCGGCTGGGATAAAGCGAGGGTAAATACAGATTGCAGCGGTATTGCCTACTGCAGTCTTCGCGTCATGACAAAGCGCCACTACTTTTTCAGTAGTGTCGTCGTCATTTAGCGTAGTTAGGTCCATAAGTTTAAGTGCACGTAGAGCTGCTGCTTTTAAATCGCTCATTTCTATCTCCGATCAATATATTCAAATAGTTAACTACTTCGCCCTCCATCCAGTATAGATGGATATTTTAGTAATGCTCAGTAGCCACAAATGAACGGACTTGGTTCCCTGAAGACTTGATAACTTTCGCTACCAATTGCAATCCTTGTCACCGCACAGTACCAGTTTGGTCTATGGCACAACAAATCAGTCATGTTGTGTCTAACATCTATAGCGTATCGCTAATTTTGGCTTAATCCCAGAAGAATAACGTTCGAGTTGATTTCGAGGTTACTTTCTTGCCAACAGAGACATCCTATCCCTTTAGCTTATACATTATAGGTATCCATCAATAAATTGTAGTGCTCCTTAGAACGCAAACGGTTTGTATCTCAAAAAAACATTCTAGACCCATTGTCGACTTCAAGCTGATGCTTATGCTCATGCCAAAGAATCACTAGGCCTAAAAACAAAAAAGCCCCGCAGCAATTTCTTGCTACGGGGCGATATTATTATGGCGTCTATATATCGATTTCTAACTAATTAGAAAGACAGGAAGAAGCCAGCAATTGTTGCTGCCATCA is a genomic window containing:
- a CDS encoding phosphopentomutase, whose protein sequence is MKRAFILVLDSFGIGETADADTFGDVGSDTMGHIADHCDQGLADNADRKGPLTLPNLSKLGLAMAHKESTGRFAPGMDADAEIIGAYGHAAELSSGKDTPSGHWEIAGVPVLFDWGYFTDKENSFPKELTDRILERAGLSDFLGNCHSSGTEILDNLGEEHMKTGLPIFYTSADSVFQIACHEETFGLQNLLDLCQIAREELADYNIGRVIARPFIGAGKGQFERTGNRRDLSVEPPAATVLQKLVDEKGGNVHSIGKISDIYAGCGITQKTKATGIPALFEATKEAITEAGDNTIVFTNFVDFDSAYGHRRDVAGYAAALEYFDGRINEIIDMMKEDDVLILTADHGCDPTWPGSDHTREHIPVIVYGNKVPAGSLGRRDTFADIGQSLASYFGTSPMGYGTSFL
- the deoA gene encoding thymidine phosphorylase — encoded protein: MYLPQEIIRRKRDNEVLTTEEINFFIQGVAKNTVSEGQIAAFAMAIFFNEMTMPERIALTCAMRDSGMVIDWSHMNFDGPIVDKHSTGGVGDVTSLMLGPMVAACGGFVPMISGRGLGHTGGTLDKLESIPGYNITPTNDVFGAVTKDAGVAIIGQTGDLAPADKRVYATRDITATVDNISLITASILSKKLAAGLDSLVMDVKVGSGAFMPTYEASEELAKSIVAVANGAGTKTTAILTDMNQVLASSAGNAVEVREAVQFLTGEYRNPRLLEITLASCAEMLVLGNLAKDSDEAREKLMAVLDNGKAAECFGKMVAGLGGPADFVTNYDNYLEKADIIKPVYALESGVVSAMDTRAIGMAVVGMGGGRRVATDNIDYAVGFDSFIRLGEVTSDDKPLAMIHARNEQQWQEAATALQNAITVGGEYTATPDVYRQIRSEDV
- the deoC gene encoding deoxyribose-phosphate aldolase, with translation MSDLKAAALRALKLMDLTTLNDDDTTEKVVALCHDAKTAVGNTAAICIYPRFIPAAKKALREQGTPEVRIATVTNFPHGNDDIEIAVAETKAAVAYGADEVDVVFPYRALIAGNEEVGFELVKQCKAACGDITLKVIIETGELKEEALIKKASQICIEAGADFIKTSTGKVPVNATPEYARMMLEVIRDMGVAKTVGFKPAGGVRTAQDAALYLAMADELLGAEWADNMHYRFGASSLLTNLLNTLEVTDQTADPAAY